The Austwickia sp. genome includes a region encoding these proteins:
- a CDS encoding AAA family ATPase translates to MPLYAPATPLIGRRDDLDRLRRALDLTGGGGIVLLSGDAGIGKSRLLAAAAHAVAEEGVLVVAGYCVGLAGAAPAYLPFADLVGELAAAEPDAVAQVAAAHPALGRLLPGLGAEASTAPDVPPDPARMAAAVHACLEAVARRRPLLAVVEDVHWADNSSRDLLSVLFTRGFSAPVGLVASYRSDDLHRRHPLYETLGVWARLPRVTRFELGALPDDDMRTLVAGLAGAPGDPAVVADVVERAEGNAFFAEELVAGGATVSGDLGRVLWLRVDSLGEDARAVVRTMAVAGRSVSADLLGAVTDWDPGALDAALREALDRQLVVRADADLAFRHALLAETSYDDLLPAERTRLHAAYAAALLSRPDLGTDADLARHSHAAGDDEVAVAAAVRAGQEAMRVGGPADGLAHYERALGWLAADDPDRDRITELAAGAATASGNTLRAFLLIKDRIEHPGASQTAQQRAGLLALLALKARILDSPFDALGTTAEALELLPADAPPHLQCRVRLARLQALVDDYRYAESLALTDEITRLAEVYELPRVGTEARAILGRVIEAEKDTAAMGAHLEAVRAELTGLDDPVLIRVCHNLAGVYHRGGDLRRARAMLAEGREVAERRHRPWAPWATECRLLEGVYSFELGDWERAARLLDLPVAMVSDVSQALIAAGGLVLRVARGESISETELSMLGRWWPYDGLVTLLTCVGGVESLAASGDPLGAARLLNAGIDTLDRLWGTDYQGVVRLTAVGVGGIASPIATTPGPSASTAGPSATTAVPEPAVPEIVSLLAPLVGRAAGRVAQSDHYVGAESRAWALRLAADWCRLLRRLGAGAGPTAATALAEARALAPAAEDEVAAWRAAQAAMAAYGHGYETARCRARLAEALAAAGDLAGAATEAAAARSVAEALGARALLAELDALTRGSSSGLDTETAPGAGTADGPSTGGVTRAASPLTARELEVLALLALGRTNGQIGKELFISTKTASVHVSNILAKLGAQTRGAAAAEGARRGLL, encoded by the coding sequence CCGGCGGAGGCGGCATCGTCCTGCTGTCCGGGGACGCAGGGATCGGAAAGTCGCGGCTGCTCGCCGCCGCGGCCCACGCGGTCGCGGAGGAGGGCGTCCTGGTGGTGGCCGGCTACTGCGTCGGACTCGCCGGGGCGGCCCCGGCGTACCTCCCCTTTGCCGACCTCGTCGGCGAGCTGGCGGCCGCCGAGCCCGACGCGGTCGCGCAGGTCGCCGCCGCGCACCCCGCGCTCGGCCGCCTCCTGCCGGGGCTCGGCGCCGAGGCGTCGACCGCACCCGACGTACCGCCCGATCCGGCCCGCATGGCCGCCGCCGTGCACGCCTGCCTGGAGGCCGTGGCGCGCCGTCGCCCGCTGTTGGCCGTGGTCGAGGACGTGCACTGGGCGGACAACTCGTCCCGCGACCTGCTGTCCGTGCTGTTCACCAGGGGGTTTTCGGCGCCGGTGGGGCTCGTGGCCTCGTACCGCTCGGACGACCTGCACCGCCGCCACCCGCTGTACGAGACGCTCGGGGTGTGGGCACGGCTGCCGCGGGTGACGCGCTTCGAGCTCGGCGCGCTGCCCGACGACGACATGCGCACGTTGGTGGCCGGGCTCGCCGGCGCGCCGGGCGATCCCGCCGTGGTGGCTGACGTGGTGGAGCGCGCCGAGGGCAATGCGTTCTTCGCCGAAGAGCTGGTCGCCGGCGGCGCCACGGTGTCCGGGGACCTGGGCCGGGTGCTCTGGCTGCGGGTCGACAGCCTCGGCGAGGACGCCCGCGCGGTGGTGCGGACGATGGCGGTGGCCGGGCGGTCGGTCTCGGCCGACCTGCTCGGGGCGGTCACGGACTGGGACCCCGGCGCGCTCGACGCGGCGCTGCGGGAGGCTCTCGACCGGCAGCTGGTGGTCCGGGCCGACGCCGACCTCGCCTTCCGGCACGCCCTCCTGGCGGAGACGTCGTACGACGACCTGTTGCCGGCGGAGCGGACCCGGCTGCACGCGGCGTACGCCGCCGCCCTGCTGAGCCGACCCGACCTCGGCACCGACGCCGACCTCGCCCGCCATTCCCATGCGGCCGGTGACGACGAGGTCGCGGTGGCGGCCGCGGTGCGCGCCGGACAGGAGGCCATGCGGGTGGGCGGGCCCGCGGACGGGTTGGCGCACTACGAGCGTGCCCTGGGCTGGCTCGCCGCCGACGACCCGGACCGGGACCGGATCACCGAACTCGCCGCAGGCGCCGCGACCGCCTCGGGCAACACGCTGCGAGCATTCCTGCTCATCAAGGACCGGATCGAACACCCCGGCGCGAGCCAGACCGCGCAGCAGCGCGCGGGGCTGTTGGCCCTGCTGGCGCTCAAGGCCCGGATCCTCGACTCGCCGTTCGACGCCCTGGGCACGACCGCCGAGGCGCTGGAGCTGTTACCCGCCGACGCGCCCCCGCACCTGCAGTGTCGGGTCCGGTTGGCCCGGCTGCAGGCGCTGGTGGACGACTACCGCTACGCCGAATCGCTGGCGCTGACCGACGAGATCACCCGTCTCGCGGAGGTGTACGAGCTGCCCCGGGTCGGCACGGAGGCGAGGGCGATCCTCGGCCGCGTGATCGAGGCGGAGAAGGACACGGCCGCGATGGGCGCGCACCTGGAGGCCGTCCGGGCCGAGCTGACGGGCCTGGACGACCCGGTCCTCATCCGGGTCTGCCACAACCTCGCGGGCGTCTACCACCGCGGCGGCGACCTCCGCCGGGCCCGCGCCATGCTCGCGGAGGGTCGCGAGGTCGCGGAGCGTCGACACCGGCCATGGGCTCCCTGGGCGACCGAATGCCGTCTGCTGGAGGGCGTCTACAGCTTCGAGCTGGGGGATTGGGAGCGGGCCGCCCGGCTGCTCGACCTGCCCGTGGCGATGGTCTCGGACGTGAGTCAGGCGTTGATCGCCGCCGGCGGGCTGGTCCTGCGCGTGGCGCGGGGGGAGTCGATCTCGGAGACCGAGCTGAGCATGTTGGGTCGGTGGTGGCCGTACGACGGGCTGGTCACCCTCCTCACCTGCGTCGGGGGCGTCGAGTCGCTCGCGGCCTCCGGCGATCCCCTCGGTGCCGCGCGGCTGCTGAACGCCGGCATCGACACGCTGGATCGGTTGTGGGGCACTGACTACCAAGGGGTGGTCCGCCTGACCGCGGTCGGCGTCGGCGGCATCGCCAGCCCGATCGCCACCACCCCCGGCCCGAGCGCCTCCACCGCTGGCCCGAGCGCCACCACCGCCGTCCCCGAGCCGGCCGTGCCGGAGATCGTCAGCCTCCTCGCGCCGCTCGTCGGGCGCGCCGCCGGCCGCGTCGCCCAGTCGGACCACTACGTCGGGGCCGAAAGCCGGGCGTGGGCCCTGCGGCTCGCGGCCGACTGGTGCCGGCTGCTGCGTCGCCTTGGTGCCGGGGCCGGCCCGACCGCCGCCACGGCCTTGGCCGAGGCGAGGGCCCTGGCGCCTGCGGCGGAGGACGAGGTGGCGGCCTGGCGCGCCGCGCAGGCGGCGATGGCCGCTTACGGCCACGGGTACGAGACCGCCCGCTGCCGGGCCCGGCTCGCCGAGGCGCTGGCCGCCGCCGGGGATCTCGCTGGGGCGGCGACGGAGGCGGCCGCGGCCCGCTCGGTGGCCGAGGCGTTGGGGGCGCGGGCTCTTCTGGCGGAGCTCGACGCGCTGACGCGGGGGTCGTCGTCTGGCCTCGACACCGAGACCGCGCCCGGCGCCGGCACTGCCGACGGGCCCAGCACCGGCGGCGTCACCCGGGCCGCGAGCCCGCTGACGGCCCGCGAGCTGGAGGTCCTCGCCCTGCTCGCCCTGGGCCGGACCAACGGCCAGATCGGCAAGGAGCTGTTCATCAGCACGAAGACGGCGAGCGTGCACGTGTCGAACATCCTCGCCAAGCTCGGCGCCCAGACCCGGGGGGCGGCGGCCGCCGAGGGCGCTCGCCGGGGCCTGCTGTAG